One Actinoplanes missouriensis 431 DNA segment encodes these proteins:
- a CDS encoding intradiol ring-cleavage dioxygenase, with the protein MQDNEAFVREVHDKGLTYDLPVMSRRRMLATVGGAALLSAPLLTGATSEAAAAACAAEVDSETAGPYPADGSNGPDVRVLSGIVRSDIRPSFGTSTTVAPGVPLQFSLTVLNAACTPTAGAAIYAWHCDRAGRYSLYSTGVTRENYLRGIQVTNAAGTVTFTSIYPGCYAGRWPHIHFEVYASLAHATSGAGPIRKTSQIALPQDVSQTVYRSATGYAQSVTNLSRITLARDMVFGDDLAATQMASVTGSVSAGYVANLTITV; encoded by the coding sequence ATGCAGGACAACGAGGCCTTCGTGCGCGAGGTGCACGACAAGGGCCTGACCTACGACCTGCCCGTCATGTCCCGGCGGCGGATGCTCGCCACGGTCGGCGGCGCCGCGCTGCTCAGCGCGCCGCTGCTGACCGGCGCCACCTCGGAGGCGGCCGCCGCGGCGTGCGCCGCCGAGGTCGACTCGGAGACCGCCGGGCCGTACCCCGCCGACGGCTCGAACGGGCCGGACGTGCGGGTGCTCTCCGGCATCGTGCGCAGCGACATCCGCCCGTCGTTCGGCACGTCCACCACCGTCGCGCCGGGTGTGCCGCTGCAGTTCTCGCTGACCGTGCTGAACGCGGCGTGCACACCCACCGCGGGTGCCGCGATCTACGCCTGGCACTGCGACCGGGCCGGCCGGTACTCGCTCTACTCCACCGGCGTGACCCGGGAGAACTACCTGCGCGGCATCCAGGTCACGAACGCGGCCGGCACGGTGACGTTCACCAGCATCTACCCCGGCTGCTACGCCGGGCGGTGGCCGCACATCCACTTCGAGGTGTACGCGTCGCTCGCGCACGCGACGAGCGGCGCCGGCCCGATCCGCAAGACCTCACAGATCGCGCTGCCGCAGGACGTCTCGCAGACCGTCTACCGGTCGGCCACCGGGTACGCCCAGAGCGTCACCAACCTGAGCCGGATCACGCTGGCCCGGGACATGGTGTTCGGTGACGACCTGGCGGCCACCCAGATGGCGTCCGTGACCGGGTCGGTCTCGGCCGGTTACGTGGCGAACCTGACGATCACGGTCTAG
- the fdhA gene encoding formaldehyde dehydrogenase, glutathione-independent, which produces MSGNRAVVYQGPGRVEVCDVDYPSYEVKDGPGVNKMNVGRRTPHGAILKTVASNICGSDQHMVRGRTTAPEGLVLGHEITGEVIDVGPDVEFIRVGDVVSVPFNISCGRCRNCKERKTGVCLNVNPDRPGSAYGYVDMGGWVGGQAAYVMVPYADWNLLRFPDRDQALEKALDLAMLSDIFPTGYHGCVSAGVTTGSTVYIAGAGPVGLAAATSAFLLGAAVVIVGDLNDERLAQARSFGCETINVAQGDPTEQVQQILGRSAPAIGQPLVDAAVDAVGFEARGHGRDSGTEMPATVLNSLMDLTRAGGAIGVPGLYVTGDPGGVDEAAKVGSLSLRLGLGWAKSHSFVTGQCPVMKYNHGLMMAILHDRVQIAKNVNATPIPMDDAPRGYQDFDQGAARKYVLDPHGVLRR; this is translated from the coding sequence ATGTCAGGCAACAGAGCGGTTGTCTACCAGGGTCCCGGCCGGGTCGAGGTCTGCGACGTCGACTACCCGAGCTACGAGGTGAAGGACGGCCCCGGCGTCAACAAGATGAACGTCGGGCGCAGGACACCCCACGGCGCGATCCTCAAGACGGTCGCCAGCAACATCTGCGGCAGCGACCAGCACATGGTCCGCGGGCGCACCACCGCGCCGGAGGGCCTGGTGCTCGGCCACGAGATCACCGGCGAGGTGATCGACGTCGGGCCGGACGTCGAGTTCATCCGGGTCGGCGACGTGGTCTCGGTGCCGTTCAACATCTCCTGCGGCAGGTGCCGCAACTGCAAGGAACGCAAGACCGGCGTCTGTCTCAACGTGAACCCGGACCGGCCCGGCTCGGCGTACGGCTACGTCGACATGGGCGGCTGGGTCGGCGGTCAGGCGGCGTACGTGATGGTTCCCTACGCCGACTGGAACCTGCTCCGCTTCCCGGACCGCGACCAGGCCCTGGAGAAGGCCCTGGACCTGGCGATGCTCAGCGACATCTTCCCGACCGGGTACCACGGTTGTGTGAGCGCGGGCGTGACGACCGGGTCGACGGTCTACATCGCTGGCGCCGGTCCGGTCGGTCTGGCCGCTGCGACCTCGGCGTTCCTGCTCGGCGCGGCGGTCGTCATCGTCGGTGACCTCAACGACGAGCGGCTCGCGCAGGCCCGCAGTTTCGGCTGCGAGACGATCAACGTGGCGCAGGGTGATCCGACCGAGCAGGTGCAGCAGATCCTCGGCCGTTCCGCGCCGGCGATCGGTCAGCCGCTCGTGGACGCCGCGGTGGACGCCGTCGGTTTCGAGGCCCGGGGCCACGGCCGCGACTCCGGCACCGAGATGCCCGCCACCGTGCTGAACTCGCTGATGGACCTGACCCGCGCGGGCGGCGCGATCGGCGTGCCCGGCCTCTACGTCACCGGTGATCCGGGCGGCGTCGACGAGGCCGCCAAGGTCGGCTCGCTCTCCCTGCGACTCGGCCTCGGCTGGGCGAAATCGCACTCCTTCGTGACCGGTCAGTGCCCGGTCATGAAGTACAACCACGGGCTGATGATGGCGATCCTGCACGACCGGGTGCAGATCGCGAAGAACGTCAACGCCACACCGATCCCGATGGACGACGCCCCGCGGGGTTACCAGGACTTCGACCAGGGCGCGGCGCGCAAATACGTGCTCGACCCGCACGGCGTCCTGCGCCGCTAG
- a CDS encoding sugar transferase yields the protein MTRILWNGLQRLVAAVMLVLLAPVILALAAWIRIADGKGVFFVQDRAGRAGTPFRMLKFRSMVHNSVALSAELGIDDPFGLLENDPRITPCGRFLRRTSLDELPQLINVVRGQMNLVGPRPDVLPQVANYSAEDARRLEVKPGITGWAQVNGRDDIDWPQRFILDRWYVDNWSPALDLKILWRTAVTLQRDEPPVHVDTLNIARQQTAATVDAADKDVSRVA from the coding sequence GTGACACGCATTCTCTGGAACGGCCTGCAGCGGCTGGTCGCCGCCGTCATGCTGGTCCTCCTCGCCCCCGTGATCCTCGCGCTCGCGGCGTGGATCCGGATCGCCGACGGCAAGGGCGTGTTCTTCGTCCAGGACCGGGCCGGGCGGGCCGGCACGCCGTTCCGGATGCTCAAGTTCCGGTCGATGGTGCACAACTCGGTGGCGCTCAGCGCCGAGCTCGGCATCGACGACCCGTTCGGCCTGCTGGAGAACGACCCGCGGATCACCCCGTGCGGCCGCTTCCTGCGCCGCACCAGCCTCGACGAGCTGCCTCAGCTGATCAACGTGGTGCGCGGGCAGATGAACCTGGTCGGCCCCCGCCCGGACGTGCTGCCGCAGGTCGCCAACTACTCCGCCGAGGACGCCCGCCGCCTCGAGGTGAAACCCGGCATCACCGGGTGGGCCCAGGTCAACGGCCGGGACGACATCGACTGGCCGCAGCGTTTCATCCTGGACCGGTGGTACGTCGACAACTGGTCGCCGGCCCTCGACCTGAAGATCCTCTGGCGGACCGCGGTCACGCTGCAGCGGGACGAGCCGCCGGTGCACGTCGACACGCTCAACATCGCCCGCCAGCAGACCGCGGCCACGGTGGACGCCGCCGACAAGGACGTCTCGCGTGTCGCCTGA
- a CDS encoding nucleotide sugar dehydrogenase produces MRVVIAGQGYVGLPLAVRAAQVGHTVVGFDVDDDRIKRLAAGESYVDDVSSADLQAVLAAGTFSPSSDPRSCGGFDIAVIAVPTPLREGTPDLRYIEDCARTLARYLRPGATVALESTTYPGTTTELVAPLLEEGSGLIAGVDFHLGYSPERIDPGNREWNLATTPKVVSGINPASLERVRAFYASVVEHTVPVSDPKVAELAKLLENTFRHVNIALVNELAVYAHELGIDVWEAIDAASSKPFGYMRFVPGPGVGGHCLPIDPSYLSWRVQRTLGQSFRFVELANDINNHMPDYVARRLVAALNTRRKAVNGSTILLLGLAYKKNSGDARESPARRVAALLLEMGAEVRAADPHVVEDAHVDSRVARVSLTPEQVAAADAVVLLADHDDFDLDLVVQHATYVLDTRHRLTGPTVESI; encoded by the coding sequence ATGCGGGTCGTCATCGCCGGTCAGGGGTACGTCGGACTGCCGCTCGCGGTCCGTGCCGCCCAGGTCGGGCACACGGTCGTCGGCTTCGACGTCGACGACGATCGGATCAAGCGGCTCGCCGCCGGAGAGTCGTACGTCGACGACGTCTCCTCCGCCGACCTGCAGGCCGTCCTAGCCGCCGGCACCTTCAGCCCGTCGTCCGACCCGCGCTCCTGCGGCGGCTTCGACATCGCCGTGATCGCGGTGCCGACCCCGCTCCGCGAGGGCACCCCCGACCTGCGCTACATCGAGGACTGTGCCCGCACCCTGGCGCGGTACCTGCGCCCCGGCGCGACCGTCGCGCTGGAGTCCACCACCTATCCGGGCACCACCACCGAGCTGGTCGCGCCGCTGCTCGAAGAGGGCTCCGGGCTGATCGCCGGCGTCGACTTCCACCTGGGGTACAGCCCGGAGCGGATAGACCCGGGCAACCGCGAGTGGAACCTCGCGACCACGCCCAAGGTGGTCTCCGGGATCAACCCGGCGTCGCTGGAGAGGGTGCGCGCGTTCTACGCCTCGGTGGTCGAGCACACCGTGCCGGTCTCCGACCCCAAGGTGGCCGAGCTCGCCAAGCTGCTCGAGAACACCTTCCGGCACGTCAACATCGCCCTGGTCAACGAGCTCGCGGTGTACGCGCACGAGCTCGGCATCGACGTCTGGGAGGCGATCGACGCGGCCAGCTCGAAGCCGTTCGGGTACATGCGGTTCGTACCCGGGCCCGGCGTCGGCGGGCACTGCCTGCCGATCGACCCGTCCTACCTCTCCTGGCGGGTGCAGCGGACCCTCGGCCAGAGCTTCCGCTTCGTCGAGCTGGCCAACGACATCAACAACCACATGCCGGACTACGTGGCCCGCCGCCTGGTCGCCGCGCTGAACACCCGGCGCAAGGCGGTCAACGGCTCGACGATCCTGCTGCTCGGCCTCGCCTACAAGAAGAACAGCGGCGACGCGCGCGAGTCGCCGGCCCGGCGGGTCGCCGCGCTGCTGCTGGAGATGGGCGCCGAGGTACGGGCCGCCGACCCGCACGTGGTCGAGGACGCGCACGTGGACAGCCGGGTCGCCCGGGTCTCGCTCACGCCGGAACAGGTCGCCGCCGCGGACGCCGTGGTGCTGCTCGCCGACCACGACGACTTCGACCTGGATCTCGTCGTGCAGCACGCCACCTACGTGCTGGACACCCGCCACCGCCTCACCGGACCCACCGTCGAGTCGATCTGA
- a CDS encoding nucleoside-diphosphate sugar epimerase/dehydratase, which yields MQARRSASPWFASVLPGRAARAGTDALALAAALLIATLLRHDGRIGEVDFRGLVALSAVAALVHTAAGIHFGLYTGRWAYGCFEEIAALVKTAVVVTPALFLLDTLLGRLVPRSAIIAAGLIALVFAAGVRYTVRLLKDSRLRPKPEHGIRVVVMGAGEGATQVIRAMLRSPRSPYVPVALLDDDPAKRTYRIMGVPVAGNRDAMAEVVRRFDAEAVVIAIPSASAELIRALTDLARPLNADLKVVPPVVELFGRKVRVEDIRPVSHEDLLGRREIGIDLAAVAGYLEGRRVLVTGAGGSIGSELCRQVARFNPAQLIMLDRDESGLHAVQLSLDGRGMLDDRNLVVADIRDQQRLDEVFAEHKPHVVFHAAALKHLPLLEMHPSEALKTNIIGTYQILQTALRHNVDRLVNISTDKAADPCSVLGYSKRITERLTAAADALSTGTYCSVRFGNVLGSRGSVLTAFAAQVESGGPITVTHPDVNRYFMTVQEAVRLVVQAGALDSAGEVLVLDMGEPVRIADVAKRIADAADQHIQIVYTGLRPGEKIAEILLGPDEPDHRPNHPLISQAPVPPLDGAVLSLLDPAAPRADLIAVLHWLAESPALPVHQTSPGPATAVPNGWHRPAPVSKQRHPQAAAVPPARRP from the coding sequence ATGCAGGCACGGCGATCAGCGTCGCCCTGGTTCGCGAGCGTATTACCCGGCCGGGCCGCCCGTGCCGGGACCGACGCGCTGGCCCTCGCGGCCGCGCTCCTCATCGCCACCCTGCTGCGCCACGACGGGCGGATCGGCGAGGTCGACTTCCGCGGCCTGGTCGCCCTCTCCGCCGTCGCCGCGCTCGTGCACACCGCCGCCGGCATCCACTTCGGCCTCTACACCGGCCGCTGGGCGTACGGCTGCTTCGAGGAGATCGCCGCGCTGGTGAAGACCGCGGTGGTCGTGACGCCGGCCCTGTTCCTGCTGGACACGCTGCTCGGACGGCTGGTGCCCCGCTCCGCGATCATCGCGGCCGGCCTGATCGCCCTGGTTTTCGCCGCGGGGGTGCGCTACACGGTCCGGCTGCTCAAGGACAGCCGGCTGCGCCCCAAGCCGGAGCACGGGATCCGGGTCGTGGTGATGGGCGCCGGCGAGGGCGCCACCCAGGTCATCCGGGCCATGCTGCGCAGCCCGCGCAGCCCCTACGTCCCGGTCGCCCTGCTCGACGACGATCCGGCCAAACGGACGTACCGGATCATGGGTGTCCCGGTGGCCGGGAACCGTGACGCGATGGCCGAGGTGGTCCGCCGGTTCGACGCCGAGGCCGTGGTCATCGCGATCCCCAGCGCCAGCGCCGAGCTGATCCGGGCGCTCACCGACCTGGCCCGGCCGCTCAACGCCGACCTCAAGGTGGTGCCGCCGGTTGTCGAGCTGTTCGGCCGCAAGGTCCGGGTCGAGGACATCCGCCCGGTCAGCCACGAGGACCTGCTCGGCCGCCGCGAGATCGGCATCGACCTGGCCGCCGTCGCCGGGTACCTGGAAGGCCGCCGGGTGCTGGTCACCGGCGCCGGCGGCTCGATCGGCTCGGAGCTGTGCCGGCAGGTCGCCCGGTTCAACCCGGCGCAGCTGATCATGCTGGACCGCGACGAGTCCGGCCTGCACGCCGTGCAGCTCTCGCTGGACGGCCGGGGCATGCTCGACGACCGCAACCTGGTCGTCGCCGACATCCGTGACCAGCAGCGCCTCGACGAGGTGTTCGCCGAGCACAAGCCGCACGTCGTCTTCCACGCCGCAGCCCTGAAACACCTGCCGCTGCTGGAGATGCACCCCTCCGAGGCCCTCAAGACCAACATCATCGGTACGTACCAGATCCTCCAGACCGCGCTGCGGCACAACGTCGACCGGCTGGTCAACATCTCCACCGACAAGGCCGCCGACCCGTGCAGCGTCCTCGGGTACTCCAAGCGGATCACCGAGCGGCTCACCGCCGCGGCCGACGCGCTGTCGACCGGCACCTACTGCAGCGTCCGGTTCGGCAACGTGCTCGGCAGCCGCGGCTCGGTGCTCACCGCGTTCGCCGCGCAGGTCGAGTCCGGCGGACCGATCACCGTGACCCACCCGGACGTCAACCGGTACTTCATGACCGTCCAGGAGGCGGTCCGGCTGGTCGTCCAGGCCGGCGCGCTGGACAGCGCCGGCGAGGTGCTGGTCCTGGACATGGGCGAGCCGGTCCGCATCGCCGACGTGGCCAAGCGCATCGCCGACGCCGCCGACCAGCACATCCAGATCGTCTACACCGGGCTGCGGCCGGGGGAGAAGATCGCCGAGATCCTGCTCGGGCCGGACGAGCCCGATCACCGGCCCAACCACCCGCTGATCTCGCAGGCCCCGGTGCCGCCGCTGGACGGCGCGGTGCTGTCCCTGCTCGATCCGGCAGCGCCCCGGGCCGACCTGATCGCCGTCCTGCACTGGCTCGCCGAGTCGCCGGCTCTGCCCGTACACCAGACGTCGCCCGGCCCGGCCACCGCCGTGCCGAACGGATGGCACCGCCCGGCGCCCGTCAGCAAGCAGCGCCACCCGCAGGCCGCAGCGGTCCCGCCGGCCCGGCGCCCGTGA
- a CDS encoding glycosyltransferase, whose product MRVLHVISAPGPGGATHQVRLLVRRLPHDHEVVLLEPSSGAPEGLPGPDRILARSDPGRPDVRALRAEGVRVHRVTATRDADLAAIGRLRRLIHHGRFDLVHTHLYRACVQGRIAARLAGVRPVVATEHHLGAAALEGRRVSPGVRALYRAGERFGQITVAASPAIAARLRAWGVPERRITMIPKAIDAAEFRFDARLREAARARLGVAPGVPLVGGVGRLDPDKRFDLLIRAIAEAPDACLLLVGDGPARPALERLAVIEGVADRVLFAGAVAHARELLCAMDVFVSPGSGGFGLAALEAIAAGLPVLYATCPPLEERLAARTPVRGTHRLSPRDRESLPRALRAELLCLAEREDARLPARAVASRYSADHLAAAVGRLYETVAGRPAVTPLSAPHGPGGRTSTFPLPGGNVRNA is encoded by the coding sequence ATGAGGGTGCTCCACGTCATCAGCGCACCGGGGCCGGGCGGGGCGACCCACCAGGTGCGGTTGCTCGTGCGCCGGCTGCCGCACGACCACGAGGTCGTCCTGCTGGAGCCCTCGTCAGGGGCGCCGGAGGGACTCCCCGGCCCGGACCGGATCCTCGCGCGCAGCGATCCGGGCCGGCCGGACGTGCGGGCGCTGCGCGCGGAGGGCGTGCGGGTGCATCGGGTGACCGCGACGCGGGACGCGGACCTCGCCGCGATCGGGCGCCTGCGGCGGCTGATCCACCACGGGCGGTTCGACCTGGTGCACACCCACCTCTACCGGGCGTGCGTGCAGGGGCGGATAGCGGCGCGGCTGGCCGGCGTTCGACCGGTCGTCGCCACCGAGCACCACCTGGGCGCCGCGGCCCTGGAGGGGCGCAGGGTCTCCCCCGGCGTGCGCGCGCTCTACCGGGCCGGGGAACGGTTCGGGCAGATCACCGTCGCGGCGTCCCCGGCGATCGCCGCGCGGCTGCGCGCGTGGGGCGTGCCGGAGCGGCGGATCACCATGATCCCCAAGGCGATCGACGCGGCCGAGTTCCGCTTCGACGCGCGGCTGCGCGAGGCGGCCCGGGCCCGGCTGGGCGTCGCGCCCGGCGTCCCGCTGGTCGGCGGCGTCGGGCGGCTCGACCCGGACAAGCGGTTCGACCTGCTGATCCGGGCGATCGCCGAGGCGCCGGACGCGTGCCTGCTGCTGGTCGGCGACGGCCCGGCCCGGCCCGCGCTGGAACGCCTCGCGGTGATCGAGGGGGTCGCCGACCGGGTGCTCTTCGCCGGGGCCGTCGCACACGCCCGCGAGCTGCTCTGCGCCATGGACGTCTTCGTCTCGCCCGGCTCCGGCGGCTTCGGGCTGGCCGCCCTGGAGGCGATCGCGGCCGGGCTGCCCGTGCTCTACGCCACCTGCCCGCCGCTGGAGGAACGGCTCGCGGCTCGCACCCCGGTCCGCGGCACCCACCGGCTCTCCCCGCGCGACCGGGAGTCGCTGCCCCGGGCCCTGCGCGCCGAACTGCTCTGCCTGGCCGAGCGCGAGGACGCGCGGCTGCCGGCCCGGGCGGTGGCGTCCCGGTACTCCGCGGACCACCTGGCGGCCGCTGTCGGCCGGCTTTACGAAACGGTCGCCGGCCGGCCCGCCGTCACACCGCTATCGGCGCCGCATGGGCCGGGCGGGCGAACGAGCACCTTTCCACTGCCCGGCGGAAACGTGCGGAACGCATGA
- a CDS encoding VanZ family protein, with product MQNHHLDIPALPVLLPLGVVLMVVTGLALGARRMLTIRRLLAGWAAGWYAVAILGATMLPMRLSWGGGELEANRLILEPVVSMRPTDFLLNIVMTVPLAAVLHVVFGVRDQRRVVLTGFLLSLAIELTQAALVLTLHGNRWADVNDLISNTSGAYLGFLLFHRLMRSARFRRAVERCSFARPAHAAPIAV from the coding sequence ATGCAGAACCACCACCTCGACATCCCCGCCCTGCCCGTGCTCCTGCCCCTGGGCGTCGTCCTGATGGTCGTCACCGGTCTGGCCCTCGGCGCCCGCCGCATGCTGACCATTCGCAGACTTCTGGCCGGCTGGGCCGCCGGGTGGTACGCGGTGGCGATCCTCGGCGCGACGATGCTGCCGATGCGCCTCTCCTGGGGCGGCGGCGAGCTCGAGGCCAACCGGCTGATCCTGGAGCCGGTGGTCAGCATGCGCCCGACCGACTTCCTGCTGAACATCGTGATGACGGTGCCGCTCGCGGCCGTGCTGCACGTCGTGTTCGGCGTCCGCGACCAGCGCCGGGTGGTGCTCACCGGTTTCCTGCTGAGCCTGGCGATCGAGCTGACCCAGGCCGCGCTGGTGCTCACCCTGCACGGCAACCGCTGGGCGGACGTGAACGACCTGATATCGAACACGTCCGGCGCCTATCTCGGCTTTCTGCTGTTCCACCGGCTCATGCGTTCCGCACGTTTCCGCCGGGCAGTGGAAAGGTGCTCGTTCGCCCGCCCGGCCCATGCGGCGCCGATAGCGGTGTGA
- a CDS encoding response regulator transcription factor — protein sequence MSFDEGGVMIRVVVVRDEGYFGVPVRTFLETEPDMHYVDTLPIGGDLAQRAAQLWPGVVVIDTQYMVSQVLPIADELHTAIPSCSMLLLCDPSKRGMLPPRRWNGGLNFLLKDSSPSMLADAVRRLARGERVVSPMLQAASLNTDRGLSTRELEVLGLAAEGESVKEIAGRLYLSGGTVRNYLSAIITKTGARNRLDAIRIARKEGWLR from the coding sequence GTGTCCTTCGACGAGGGTGGTGTGATGATCCGGGTCGTCGTTGTCAGAGACGAGGGATACTTCGGTGTCCCGGTGCGGACGTTCCTCGAGACCGAACCGGACATGCACTATGTCGACACCCTGCCGATCGGCGGTGACCTTGCGCAGCGCGCGGCCCAGCTCTGGCCCGGCGTCGTGGTGATCGACACGCAGTACATGGTGAGCCAGGTCCTGCCGATCGCCGACGAGCTGCACACCGCTATCCCGTCCTGCTCGATGCTGCTGCTCTGTGACCCGAGCAAACGCGGCATGCTCCCACCCCGGCGGTGGAACGGCGGGCTGAACTTCCTGCTCAAGGACTCCTCGCCGAGCATGCTGGCGGACGCGGTGCGCCGCCTGGCCCGCGGTGAGCGGGTGGTGTCGCCGATGCTGCAGGCCGCCTCGCTCAACACCGACCGCGGGCTCAGCACGCGGGAGCTGGAGGTCCTCGGGCTCGCGGCGGAGGGCGAGTCCGTGAAGGAGATCGCCGGCCGGCTCTACCTGTCCGGCGGCACGGTGCGGAACTACCTGTCCGCGATCATCACGAAGACCGGCGCGCGCAACCGGCTGGACGCCATCCGGATAGCCCGCAAGGAGGGCTGGCTGCGCTGA
- a CDS encoding M14 family zinc carboxypeptidase: MRWPATLTAALLTATLLTVQPATAQAAEEPTITLNSGERALIRFQLTDEAAFERLLRSGADIAARPRTTPGAVLADLVVDDRELAELRKTATPVQLIQKEGATRANRSTARIAAADTLSFLQAYWWTSNGRTFLQTQVATTASDDPDVEITVTWTTADGQTGSYPLVRFEDADEYQYHYALPQPLPAKPVKVTATSSLGGQSRAVTPSAWPGATPPANPAGYQKDFIDAYMTPTDITARIKRLSRQYPKLVDVINLPNKTQGYRRTAVTYLGDPATAAIVVESVKFGDQGYNGVQVRTVDPGRRNSPLRAEYRDRVLTIRLATGAAGEVISTTDQVAAFIAAKYPQRFSAFVEEGSAGLIMPVAGPARLDDGLAGTEVSHKPQTVQALRIGKVRDGSKPGVLAYSQEHAREWATPLVTLEFAERLLANYATDPATRSLVDSTDVFIIPTVNPDGANYSFNDFNFQRKNLVNHCTGAQRDPRYRNSWGVDVNRNYAVGSYFDGYVGASANCLSGTYAGTSELSEAESRNVVALASKHSNIKFSMNVHSYGGYFMWSPGAYKVPGRITLPRPSIDESKFFLDSARRIVGAIATERGTVTWPAYTGPVADVLYSAAGNSADHLYYDLGITAWNFEVGNDRWNEATQQWEGVGFQPPFDEAHSEAQEYAGGLIELVRIARDQSETR; this comes from the coding sequence ATGCGCTGGCCGGCCACACTGACCGCCGCACTCTTGACCGCGACGCTGCTGACGGTCCAACCCGCGACCGCGCAGGCCGCGGAGGAACCAACGATCACCCTGAACTCCGGTGAGCGGGCGCTCATCCGATTCCAGCTGACCGACGAGGCGGCCTTCGAGCGCCTCCTGAGAAGCGGCGCCGACATCGCCGCACGTCCCCGTACCACTCCCGGCGCCGTTCTCGCCGACCTCGTCGTGGACGACCGGGAGCTCGCCGAGCTGCGGAAGACCGCCACGCCGGTGCAGTTGATCCAGAAGGAGGGCGCCACCCGGGCGAACCGCTCGACCGCCCGGATCGCGGCCGCCGACACCCTGTCGTTCCTCCAGGCCTACTGGTGGACGAGCAACGGTCGCACGTTCCTGCAGACCCAGGTGGCCACGACCGCGAGCGACGACCCGGACGTGGAGATCACCGTGACGTGGACGACCGCGGACGGCCAGACGGGGTCGTACCCGCTGGTCCGTTTCGAGGACGCCGACGAGTACCAGTACCACTACGCGCTGCCGCAGCCGCTGCCCGCGAAGCCGGTGAAGGTGACCGCCACCTCCAGCCTCGGCGGGCAGTCCCGGGCCGTCACCCCGTCGGCGTGGCCCGGCGCCACCCCGCCGGCGAACCCGGCCGGGTACCAGAAGGACTTCATCGACGCCTACATGACGCCGACCGACATCACCGCGCGGATCAAGCGGCTGTCCCGGCAGTACCCGAAGCTCGTCGACGTGATCAACCTGCCGAACAAGACGCAGGGGTACCGGCGGACCGCCGTCACCTACCTCGGCGACCCGGCGACCGCCGCGATCGTCGTGGAGTCGGTGAAGTTCGGCGATCAGGGCTACAACGGCGTCCAGGTACGCACCGTCGATCCCGGCCGCCGCAACAGCCCGTTGCGTGCCGAATACCGGGATCGCGTCCTGACGATCAGGCTCGCCACCGGGGCGGCCGGCGAAGTGATCAGCACGACGGATCAGGTGGCCGCGTTCATCGCGGCGAAGTACCCGCAGCGGTTCTCGGCGTTCGTCGAGGAGGGCTCGGCCGGTCTGATCATGCCGGTGGCCGGTCCGGCGCGGCTCGACGACGGGCTGGCCGGGACCGAGGTGTCGCACAAGCCGCAGACCGTGCAGGCGCTGCGCATCGGCAAGGTCCGCGACGGCTCGAAGCCGGGTGTGCTCGCCTACTCCCAGGAGCACGCGCGGGAGTGGGCGACGCCGCTGGTCACGCTCGAGTTCGCGGAGCGGCTGCTGGCGAACTACGCGACCGACCCGGCGACCCGGAGCCTGGTCGACTCGACCGACGTCTTCATCATCCCGACGGTCAACCCGGACGGCGCCAACTACTCCTTCAACGACTTCAATTTCCAGCGCAAGAACCTGGTCAACCACTGTACGGGCGCCCAGCGTGACCCCCGCTACCGCAACTCGTGGGGCGTCGACGTGAACCGCAACTACGCGGTCGGCTCGTACTTCGACGGTTATGTCGGAGCCAGCGCCAACTGCCTCTCCGGGACATATGCCGGAACGTCCGAACTGTCCGAGGCGGAGAGCCGCAACGTCGTCGCGCTCGCATCGAAGCACAGCAACATCAAGTTCTCGATGAACGTGCACAGTTACGGCGGCTACTTCATGTGGTCGCCCGGCGCCTACAAGGTCCCCGGCCGGATCACCCTGCCTCGCCCGTCGATCGACGAGTCCAAGTTCTTCCTGGACAGCGCCCGGCGCATCGTCGGTGCCATCGCCACCGAGCGCGGCACGGTCACCTGGCCGGCCTACACCGGCCCGGTCGCCGACGTGCTCTACTCCGCGGCCGGCAACTCCGCCGACCACCTCTACTACGACCTCGGCATCACCGCCTGGAACTTCGAGGTCGGCAACGACCGCTGGAACGAGGCCACCCAGCAGTGGGAGGGCGTCGGCTTCCAGCCGCCGTTCGACGAGGCGCATTCGGAAGCTCAGGAATACGCCGGCGGCCTGATCGAACTGGTGCGCATCGCCAGGGATCAGTCCGAAACCCGGTAG